A window from Kwoniella pini CBS 10737 chromosome 1, complete sequence encodes these proteins:
- a CDS encoding phosphate:H+ symporter, which yields MSHQFDVEKSRADAVVSAGERRRAALAEVDEAKFSWFHAKACIVAGVGFFTDAYDIFSISIAATMIGYVYHAGGANTANQDLGIKVAHSIGTFFGQLLFGFLADHVGRKRMYGIELMIIIVGTLGQAVAGHAAGVSIYGVLIMWRFIMGMGIGGDYPLSAVITSEFAARRIRGRMMTAVFASQGWGNFASAIVSIVCITAFKHQIQHQPIANLKAVDQVWRLIIGIGCVPAVVALYFRLTIPETPRYTMDVERNIKQASQDVDTYLTSGTYVNDPINNNERAELPKASWADFGRHFGQWKNGKVLLGTAWSWFALDIAFYGLGLNSSTILTTIGFGSATNLATKQLNIYQTLHNVAVGNIILAVGGLIPGYYFSFFLIDSWGRKPIQLMGFSVLTVLFVIMGFGYDKILSTGSGKKAFVFLYCMANFFQNFGPNTTTFVIPGEAFPTRYRSTAHGISAASGKLGAIVAQVGFSRMINIGGKNKFLKHILEIFAFFMLTGIFSTLLLPETKGRTLEDLSQESQDHFVKDSDLNNNGINKTSGNGSTASEEDTRAHEI from the exons atgtCTCACCAATTCGACGTCGAAAAATCTCGTGCAGATGCAGTTGTATCTGctggagaaagaagaagagcagctttagctgaagttgatgaagctaAATTCTCTTGGTTCCATGCTAAAGCATGTATAGTTGCTG GTGTTGGATTCTTCACTGATGCTTACGATATTTTCTCTATATCTATTGCTGCCACTATGATTGGTTATGTATATCACGCTGGTGGTGCCAATACCGCAAATCAAGATTTGGGTATAAAAGTAGCTCATTCTATTGGTACTTTCTTTGGTCAATTACTCTTTGGTTTCTTAGCAGATCATGTTGGTAGAAAGAGAATGTACGGTATTGAATTG ATGATCATCATTGTTGGTACTCTTGGACAAGCTGTTGCTGGTCATGCTGCTGGTGTCAGTATTTACGGTGTCCTTATCATGTGGCGATTTATCATGGG TATGGGTATCGGTGGTGATTACCCACTTTCCGCTGTCATTACCTCTGAATTCGCTGctagaagaattagaggTCGAATGATGACCGCAGTATTCGCTTCCCAAGGGTGGGGTAACT TCGCTTCTGCCATCGTCTCTATCGTTTGCATCACTGCCTTCAAGCATCAAATCCAACATCAACCCATTGCCAATTTGAAGGCTGTGGATCAAGTTTGGAGATTAATCATCGGTATTGGATGTGTTCCAGCTGTCGTTGCTCTTTACTTCAGATTAACAATCCCGGAAACTCCTCGATACACCATGGATGTCGAGagaaatatcaaacaaGCTTCTCAAGACGTTGACACTTACTTAACATCCGGTACTTATGTCAATGATCctatcaacaacaacgaAAGAGCCGAATTACCTAAAGCTTCTTGGGCTGATTTCGGTAGACATTTCGGACAATGgaaaaatggaaaagttTTACTTGGTACTGCTTGGTCATGGTTCGCTCTTGATATCGCTTTTTACGGTCTTGgtttaaattcttcaactatTCTTACAACTATCGGATTTGGATCAGCAACAAATTTAGCTACAAAACAACTTAACATTTATCAAACATTACATAATGTTGCAGTTggaaatataattttagCAGTTGGTGGATTAATTCCAGGATATTATTTCTCATtctttttaattgattcatGGGGTAGAAAACCAATTCAATTAATGGGTTTCTCAGTTTTAACAGTTTTATTCGTTATAATGGGTTTCGGATATGATAAAATCTTATCAACAGGTTCAGGTAAAAAAGCATTTGTTTTCTTATATTGTATGGcaaatttctttcaaaattttgGACCAAATACAACAACATTTGTTATTCCAGGTGAAGCTTTCCCTACAAGATATAGATCAACTGCACATGGAATTTCAGCTgcttcaggtaaattaggtGCAATTGTTGCTCAAGTTGGTTTTTCAAGAATGATTAATATTGGTggtaaaaataaatttttaaaacaTATTTTAGAAATTTTCGCTTTTTTCATGTTAACTGGTATTTTCTCAACTTTACTTTTACCTGAAACTAAAGGTAGAACACTTGAAGATCTTTCACAAGAATCTCAAGATCATTTCGTAAAGGATTCCGATCTCAATAACAATGGTATCAATAAAACTTCTGGAAATGGTTCAACAgcttctgaagaagatactAGAGCTCATGAAATCTAG
- a CDS encoding mitochondrial 54S ribosomal protein mL46: MSFSPKSLIRPTSSLRRSALQRFSSSSTSSSSSTSSSSSTSQPPLIASLILSRNPLLTKTPNELESTYYSYSRSIKHSLSTPLPLDFYFKSGSLPLRRFLKKEKEFEKEIYNERLISNTNNNEGLDDIPPETEYEILERDHFLKQDKEKNGKIENSLERFPEQEIFCLIQDKKNKKWNFPNTKVEKLESLDEAINSKIIGVDGQLDGKGLDSWLVTKKPIGVYKDGEQRTFFLRGHILSGQPTLSPSSDYSSHAWLNVEEIEERLRKQGDEKLWEGIKGMFGIGEEVEEV; this comes from the exons ATGTCATTCTCACCTAAATCATTGATACGGCCGACATCATCATTAAGGCGATCAG CTTTACAAAgattttcctcttcctcaacatcatcatcttcttctacttcttcttcttcatcaacctcTCAACCACCTTTAATTGCATCTTTAATATTATCAAGAAATCCATTACTTACAAAAACaccaaatgaattagaatcaacatattattcatattcaagatcaattaaacattctttatcaacacctttacctttagatttttattttaaaagTGGTTCATTACCTTTACGTagatttttaaaaaaagaaaaagaatttgaaaaagaaatttataatgaaagattaatatcaaatacaaataataatgaaggtTTAGATGATATTCCACCTGAAActgaatatgaaattttagaaagagatcattttttaaaacaagataaagaaaaaaatggtaaaattgaaaattctttaGAACGTTTTCCAGAACAAGAAATATTTTGTTTAATTcaagataaaaaaaataaaaaatggaattttCCAAATACTAAAGTAGAAAAACTTGAAAGTTTAGATGAAGCTATAAATTCTAAAATAATAGGTGTTGATGGACAATTAGATGGAAAAGGTTTAGATAGTTGGTTAGTCACTAAAAAGCCTATTGGCGTTTACAAAGATGGTGAACAACGG ACCTTCTTCTTGCGTGGTCATATCCTATCAGGTCAACCCACTCTATCTCCTTCCTCAGATTACTCATCTCACGCATGGCTTAATGTAGAAGAAATCGAGGAGAGGCTGAGGAAACAAGGTGACGAGAAATTATGGGAAGGTATCAAAGGAATGTTTGGTATcggtgaagaagttgaagaggTATAG